A region from the Gemmatimonadota bacterium genome encodes:
- a CDS encoding DNA alkylation repair protein, with the protein MSPSEPHQRAARHLGALLRAEGTADRARHERAYLKSSLRHWGVRVPVIRRLTRQVLKEIGPDLPDPRPLVEQLWGSGVHEMRMAAVEVLRARADALGLADLEWLRRLVREAGTWALVDPLAADVVGGLRERVPAVAKRLDAWARDPDFWVRRAALLAFLGPLRRGEGDFERFGDYADRMLDEKEFFIRKAIGWVLRETSKKRPALVTRWVEPRAARMSGLTLREATRRMDERTRERLLAAHRSGAPDGEPA; encoded by the coding sequence ATGAGTCCCTCCGAACCCCACCAGCGCGCGGCCCGGCACCTCGGTGCGCTGCTGAGGGCCGAGGGTACGGCCGACCGAGCCCGGCACGAGCGCGCCTACCTGAAGAGCTCGCTCCGGCACTGGGGGGTGCGGGTGCCGGTGATCCGGCGCCTGACCCGTCAGGTTCTCAAAGAGATCGGCCCCGACCTCCCGGACCCGCGCCCGCTGGTGGAGCAGCTGTGGGGCTCGGGCGTGCACGAGATGCGCATGGCCGCCGTGGAGGTCCTGCGGGCCCGCGCGGACGCTCTGGGGCTCGCCGATCTGGAGTGGTTGCGGCGGCTGGTCCGGGAGGCGGGGACCTGGGCGCTCGTCGATCCGCTGGCGGCAGACGTGGTGGGTGGGTTGCGCGAGCGGGTGCCCGCTGTGGCAAAGCGGCTCGACGCCTGGGCGCGGGATCCCGACTTCTGGGTGCGGCGCGCCGCCTTGTTGGCGTTCCTGGGACCTCTGCGACGCGGCGAGGGTGATTTCGAGCGCTTTGGGGACTATGCCGACCGCATGCTCGACGAAAAGGAGTTCTTCATTCGCAAGGCCATCGGGTGGGTGCTGCGGGAGACGTCCAAGAAGCGTCCCGCCCTGGTGACCCGGTGGGTCGAGCCGCGCGCTGCCCGCATGTCCGGGCTCACGCTGCGCGAGGCGACGCGACGAATGGATGAGCGCACGCGTGAGCGGCTGTTGGCCGCCCACCGGAGCGGGGCGCCCGACGGGGAGCCCGCATGA
- a CDS encoding PIG-L family deacetylase produces MKVRVWVGRPRHRLVTGLSIVGAAMVPAPSRAQSPTLEADAVATLPFDRGTPGLRQALLRLSTTASLLHTTAHPDDEQAGLLTLLARGRGVRTTLLTLNRGEAGANALGPELFDALGLVRTEELLLAGRWYGLSAQYFTNAVDYGYSKTLDEALRSWDQEAVLGDLVRVLRSERPRVVVSRWHGSERDGHGHHHAAGVLTPLAVAAAADPDRFPDQIAEEGLRPWRVERLYRGGVREGELTHVEIDVNRSFDLLGRSFLDVGSEGLSLQRSQTAGRRRTSEGPVVYRYERLDDGGSRADAQPDSTFFAGLDTSLSGLFTQTAEEAPRAAHAALARAQRSIERASGRVELDSGLGAVEPLAEALAALREAHTAATEAPEARRVLERKILEAQTALRLALGVTVTALATDEGGAVHRLAPGQSFRVQARFASAYPRYLTDVRLTLEAPSGWMVRDEASAPQAWSVRVAADAQPSGAYFARDGLGDTHYSVRDSSALHLPWSELPLRVVASFAVHGETVRVGAPVRGEEPALPYGVEQRRLQVVPPVSVRLKPAVHLLLPSSAGAFRVSAEVEQTTGMPVAGTLSLTIPAGWSVQPASVAFALDAAGERQISEFQVEPAPGGPATEHIEAVAQIGGSIYAAEEQRIVHRDLEPRSLHVPARSRVLRVDARIAPALEVGYVEGVGDQIPDAIMALGARVAVLDDAALAEAPLDRFDAIVVGTRAYAVRPTLARENARLLEYVEAGGHLVVLYQTPEFDAASLAPYAAELPDNAEEVSEEDAPVELLAPEHPLLNAPNRIGVDDFEGWVEQRGSKFFSRWGPEFTALVETHDHGQAPQGGVWLTAPLGRGHYTYVALALHRQTPYAVPGAYRILANLLSFGSR; encoded by the coding sequence GTGAAGGTTCGTGTCTGGGTGGGTCGCCCTCGCCACCGCCTCGTCACCGGCCTCTCGATCGTCGGCGCGGCGATGGTGCCGGCCCCCTCTCGGGCCCAGTCCCCAACCCTCGAAGCCGACGCGGTCGCGACGCTCCCCTTCGATCGCGGCACTCCGGGTCTCCGTCAGGCACTGCTCCGGCTTTCCACGACGGCGTCGCTCCTGCATACCACCGCCCATCCGGACGATGAGCAGGCGGGATTGCTGACCCTCCTGGCGCGCGGCCGGGGCGTACGCACCACGCTGCTGACGCTGAACCGTGGCGAGGCGGGTGCCAACGCGCTGGGGCCGGAGCTCTTCGACGCGCTCGGCCTGGTACGCACGGAGGAACTGCTGTTGGCCGGGCGCTGGTATGGGCTCTCCGCCCAGTACTTCACCAACGCGGTCGACTACGGCTACTCCAAGACGCTGGACGAGGCCCTGCGCTCGTGGGATCAGGAGGCGGTGTTGGGCGATCTCGTGCGTGTGTTGCGCAGCGAACGCCCCCGCGTGGTGGTCTCGCGCTGGCACGGATCGGAGCGTGACGGACACGGGCATCATCACGCGGCCGGCGTGCTCACTCCGCTCGCGGTCGCCGCCGCCGCTGACCCGGATCGCTTCCCCGATCAGATCGCCGAGGAGGGCCTCCGCCCCTGGCGCGTCGAACGGCTCTACCGCGGCGGCGTGCGCGAGGGTGAGCTCACGCATGTCGAGATCGACGTGAACCGATCGTTCGATCTGCTGGGGCGATCGTTTCTGGACGTGGGGTCCGAGGGCCTCTCCCTGCAGCGATCGCAAACCGCAGGGCGGCGGCGCACGAGCGAGGGTCCGGTCGTGTATCGCTATGAGCGACTGGACGACGGAGGCAGCCGCGCAGACGCGCAACCCGACTCCACGTTCTTCGCGGGTCTGGACACGTCCCTCTCCGGACTGTTCACACAAACTGCGGAAGAGGCGCCGCGCGCGGCCCACGCCGCCCTGGCCCGCGCGCAACGGTCGATCGAACGGGCCAGCGGGCGCGTCGAGTTGGACAGCGGCCTGGGTGCGGTCGAGCCCCTCGCCGAGGCCCTGGCGGCCCTGCGCGAAGCACACACAGCAGCCACGGAGGCACCGGAAGCGCGGCGCGTGCTCGAGCGGAAGATCCTCGAAGCCCAGACCGCGCTGCGTCTCGCGTTGGGCGTGACCGTTACGGCCCTGGCCACGGACGAAGGCGGCGCCGTGCACCGCTTGGCGCCGGGCCAGTCCTTTCGCGTGCAGGCTCGCTTCGCGTCCGCCTACCCACGCTACCTCACGGACGTGAGGCTCACACTGGAGGCGCCCTCCGGATGGATGGTGCGCGACGAGGCCTCGGCTCCACAGGCCTGGAGCGTGCGCGTCGCCGCCGATGCGCAGCCCTCCGGCGCCTACTTCGCCCGCGACGGCCTGGGCGACACCCACTACAGCGTGCGGGACTCGTCCGCCTTGCACCTCCCCTGGTCGGAGCTGCCCCTCCGGGTGGTGGCGTCGTTCGCGGTGCACGGGGAGACCGTGCGTGTGGGCGCTCCCGTTCGCGGTGAAGAGCCCGCCTTGCCCTACGGCGTAGAGCAGCGGCGCCTCCAGGTGGTGCCTCCGGTGTCGGTGCGGCTGAAGCCCGCCGTCCATCTCCTTCTGCCGTCGTCCGCGGGCGCCTTCCGCGTTTCTGCCGAGGTGGAGCAAACCACCGGCATGCCGGTGGCCGGAACGCTGTCGCTGACCATACCGGCCGGGTGGAGCGTGCAACCGGCGTCGGTGGCATTCGCTCTGGATGCCGCCGGCGAGCGTCAGATCAGCGAGTTCCAGGTGGAGCCGGCGCCCGGTGGGCCCGCCACGGAGCACATCGAAGCCGTGGCGCAGATCGGCGGTTCCATCTACGCGGCGGAGGAACAGCGCATCGTGCACCGCGATCTCGAACCAAGATCGCTCCACGTGCCCGCCCGGAGCAGGGTGCTGCGGGTGGACGCCCGCATCGCGCCCGCCCTCGAGGTCGGCTACGTGGAGGGGGTCGGCGATCAGATCCCGGACGCGATCATGGCGTTGGGAGCGCGGGTCGCCGTCCTCGACGACGCCGCGCTGGCGGAGGCACCTCTCGACCGCTTCGACGCGATCGTCGTGGGAACGCGCGCCTATGCTGTGCGCCCTACCCTGGCCCGAGAGAACGCGCGTCTGTTGGAGTACGTGGAGGCCGGTGGGCATCTCGTCGTGCTCTACCAAACGCCAGAGTTCGACGCGGCGAGCCTGGCTCCCTACGCGGCAGAGTTGCCCGACAACGCGGAGGAGGTCTCCGAAGAAGACGCACCGGTGGAGCTGCTGGCCCCCGAGCATCCGCTGCTCAACGCCCCCAACCGCATCGGCGTCGACGACTTCGAGGGCTGGGTGGAGCAGCGCGGGTCCAAGTTCTTCTCCCGGTGGGGACCCGAGTTCACGGCGCTCGTCGAGACCCACGATCACGGACAGGCTCCCCAAGGGGGCGTATGGCTCACCGCCCCGCTCGGCCGCGGGCACTACACCTACGTTGCCCTGGCTCTGCACCGGCAGACCCCCTACGCTGTGCCCGGTGCCTACCGCATCCTCGCCAATCTGCTTTCGTTCGGGTCGCGCTGA
- a CDS encoding alpha-galactosidase: protein MSLHLVLIGAGSREFGPATVTDILLSDALCAQEPSVTLMDLDAGAVEATRAFAAALAQARSRPVHFHATTDLQEALSDADFVIMAVERRRYFYWSQDFHIPRSLGFQQIYGENGGPGGLFHALRNMPPSLEVVEGMGRLCPDAVLLNYTNPLTKLCEAQTRLGPVRVIGLCHGVFAGMEQVAALLERPVHSLEIHSAGLNHFTWFTSIRDRETGADLYPELREREARAHWLHDFDEIALSRILLRTYGLWPSPGANHIGEYLAWAGDLLPSQDMQFFHDPADGDPWESDRVPPWIYNLRDRPTDTPLFHPAREGRLKPSPHRGPTVDDPRPSGELAIPIIEGLAAGVPHDLAAVNVPNRGALPGLPDDAVVELPAQVDAAGLRTLPVEALPEAALALLRTQCSINHLLVQAYEERSRDRLLQALLLDPSTRSYGNAVRLIDIMFERQADALPALVWHRRQPS, encoded by the coding sequence ATGAGCCTTCATCTCGTCCTCATCGGTGCGGGCAGCAGGGAGTTCGGACCCGCCACCGTCACAGACATCCTGCTGAGCGATGCGCTGTGCGCCCAGGAGCCGTCGGTGACCCTGATGGACCTCGACGCCGGCGCGGTGGAGGCCACCCGCGCCTTCGCAGCGGCGTTGGCGCAGGCCCGCTCGCGGCCCGTGCACTTCCATGCCACGACGGACCTGCAGGAGGCGCTCTCCGACGCCGATTTCGTGATCATGGCCGTGGAGCGCCGCCGCTACTTCTACTGGTCGCAGGACTTCCACATTCCCCGCAGTCTCGGGTTTCAGCAGATCTACGGGGAGAACGGTGGCCCAGGCGGGCTTTTCCACGCACTGCGCAACATGCCGCCGTCCCTCGAGGTGGTGGAGGGCATGGGCCGGTTGTGTCCGGACGCCGTGCTGCTGAACTACACGAATCCGCTGACCAAGCTGTGTGAGGCGCAAACCCGCCTCGGTCCTGTGCGGGTGATCGGCCTCTGTCACGGCGTCTTCGCCGGCATGGAGCAGGTCGCCGCGCTGTTGGAGCGCCCCGTCCACTCGCTGGAGATCCACTCGGCGGGACTCAACCACTTCACGTGGTTCACCTCCATCCGGGACCGGGAGACGGGAGCGGATCTCTATCCCGAGCTTCGGGAGCGCGAAGCCCGGGCGCACTGGTTGCACGACTTCGACGAGATCGCCCTCTCCCGCATCCTGCTCCGCACCTACGGACTTTGGCCGTCACCGGGCGCCAACCACATCGGTGAGTACCTGGCCTGGGCAGGCGACCTGCTGCCGAGCCAGGACATGCAGTTCTTCCACGACCCGGCGGACGGCGACCCCTGGGAGTCGGACCGCGTCCCACCGTGGATCTACAACCTCCGGGACCGTCCCACCGACACGCCCCTGTTCCATCCCGCCCGTGAGGGTCGTCTGAAGCCCAGCCCCCACCGGGGCCCCACCGTGGACGACCCCCGGCCCTCCGGTGAGTTGGCCATCCCCATCATCGAGGGCCTGGCGGCCGGCGTGCCACACGATCTCGCCGCCGTGAACGTACCCAACCGCGGCGCGCTGCCAGGGCTCCCGGACGATGCGGTGGTGGAGCTTCCCGCCCAGGTGGATGCAGCCGGCTTGCGCACGCTCCCGGTCGAGGCGCTGCCCGAGGCGGCGCTGGCGCTGCTGCGAACGCAGTGCTCGATCAATCACCTGCTCGTGCAGGCCTACGAGGAGCGCTCCCGCGACCGCCTGCTGCAGGCCCTGCTGCTGGACCCGTCCACACGCTCCTACGGCAATGCCGTACGCCTGATCGACATCATGTTCGAACGGCAAGCCGACGCACTTCCCGCGCTCGTCTGGCACCGCCGGCAACCGTCGTGA
- a CDS encoding DUF5916 domain-containing protein — MTLLGTALLLLQVQLPADSGLAHASGRPAPVVQATFASEAPRLDGRLDEAVWRQAIPVTDFRRDLPSDGGPASEHTEVRVVYTRDALYVGARLNARDPGTVSRLRGRRDSFSLFNDQFLVMVDSHHDHRTAYVFGVTPAGGRNDLLVPDDSRDGLDPSWDPVWEAETRVDEKGWVAEIRIPFTQLRFSEEAERPVWGIQFRRDIVAAGEAADWSWAPASEAGFVSKFGHLVGLERLEAPNRLEILPYTVGRGSFDQRADPDSPFDDGSVFGTSVGVDLKYGLTPALTLDATVNPDFGQVEADPAVVNLSAFETFFEERRPFFVEGAGGFEFGGLSSMKFFYSRRVGQSPSLPASGRYVDRPAASTILGAAKLSGRTAGGWTVGALNATTDRERARITDSPDGPVVTVPVEPRANYSVLRLRRDFNESASEVGVIATSVFRERGDPAFEVLRDRAFTGGVDFAHRWARRAYVVRGWVGGSRVLGSTAAITRAQRASARYYQRPDQAYVTLDPTATALSGFGAEVELQKLAGAWLFGLNGQSLSPGFELNDAGFQTQADRHVALVSGRRRWVQPTAWFRSFSMGLLGVSQWDFGGTRTSSNLRFDLVGQTHAFRSFDVNLRHELEAFDTRATRGGPRVVRPRLWGLGAGMHTDDRKPLSGSARVNLTSGAEGSWSMAITPSLAGRGQGWWNWSATAAYRRSEDDAFYVAQGVDSAAATTFGSRYVFANLARESVDVTLRLDLALTPDLTLQLYAQPFVASGAYTDFRALARPSSYDFLRYGDGASTVSSDPGTGRVRVDADGAGPAATVSFADPDFRLRSLRGNLVLRWEYRPGSTLFFVWSQNRSDRVTDAELEPWGDLSHTWRDPGQHVFLIKANYWLGS, encoded by the coding sequence ATGACCCTGCTCGGGACCGCGCTCCTCCTGCTGCAGGTCCAGCTTCCCGCCGATTCCGGCCTCGCGCACGCGAGCGGGCGCCCGGCGCCCGTGGTCCAGGCTACGTTCGCCAGCGAGGCTCCGCGCTTGGACGGCCGCCTGGACGAGGCCGTGTGGCGCCAGGCGATTCCTGTCACGGACTTCAGGCGGGATCTGCCCAGCGATGGAGGGCCAGCCAGCGAGCACACCGAGGTGCGTGTCGTCTACACGCGGGACGCGCTCTATGTCGGTGCGCGTCTGAACGCCCGCGACCCGGGTACGGTCTCGCGGCTCCGCGGCCGCCGCGACTCCTTCTCCCTGTTCAACGACCAGTTCCTGGTGATGGTCGATTCGCACCACGACCATCGCACGGCCTACGTGTTCGGCGTCACGCCGGCCGGCGGGCGCAACGACCTCCTCGTCCCGGACGACAGCCGGGACGGCCTCGATCCCTCCTGGGACCCGGTATGGGAGGCTGAGACGCGGGTCGATGAGAAGGGCTGGGTGGCGGAGATCCGCATCCCCTTCACGCAGCTGCGCTTCTCCGAGGAGGCCGAGCGGCCGGTCTGGGGCATCCAGTTCCGCAGGGACATCGTCGCGGCGGGCGAGGCGGCCGACTGGTCCTGGGCACCCGCCAGTGAGGCGGGCTTCGTCTCCAAGTTCGGGCATCTGGTGGGTCTCGAACGCCTGGAGGCTCCCAACCGACTGGAGATCCTCCCCTACACGGTGGGGCGGGGGTCCTTCGATCAGCGTGCCGATCCGGACAGCCCCTTCGATGACGGAAGCGTATTCGGAACGTCGGTCGGTGTGGACCTCAAGTACGGGCTCACCCCAGCGCTTACGCTGGATGCGACCGTCAATCCGGATTTCGGTCAAGTGGAGGCCGACCCGGCGGTGGTCAACCTCAGCGCCTTCGAGACGTTCTTCGAGGAGCGCCGCCCCTTCTTCGTCGAGGGCGCGGGGGGGTTCGAGTTCGGTGGGTTGAGCTCCATGAAGTTCTTCTACTCACGAAGGGTGGGGCAGTCACCGTCGCTCCCGGCCAGCGGGCGCTATGTGGACCGACCCGCCGCCTCCACCATCCTGGGTGCGGCCAAGCTGTCGGGCCGCACGGCTGGAGGTTGGACGGTGGGTGCCCTGAACGCGACCACCGATCGCGAGCGCGCACGCATCACCGACTCTCCCGACGGGCCTGTCGTCACGGTACCGGTGGAGCCGCGCGCCAACTACTCCGTGCTGCGCCTGCGACGCGACTTCAACGAGAGCGCCAGCGAGGTCGGGGTCATCGCCACCAGCGTCTTCCGGGAGAGGGGCGACCCCGCGTTCGAGGTGTTGCGGGACCGCGCCTTCACCGGTGGCGTCGATTTCGCGCATCGCTGGGCGCGCCGCGCCTACGTGGTGCGAGGGTGGGTCGGGGGGAGCCGCGTCCTCGGGAGCACGGCAGCCATCACGCGCGCCCAGCGTGCCTCCGCGCGCTACTACCAGCGCCCCGATCAGGCCTATGTGACACTGGACCCGACGGCGACCGCGCTCTCCGGGTTCGGCGCCGAGGTGGAGCTGCAGAAGCTGGCGGGGGCCTGGCTGTTCGGGCTCAACGGCCAGTCGCTCTCCCCGGGATTCGAGCTCAACGACGCCGGCTTCCAGACGCAGGCGGACCGGCACGTGGCCCTGGTGAGCGGCCGGCGCCGCTGGGTGCAGCCCACGGCCTGGTTTCGTTCCTTCAGCATGGGCCTGCTCGGCGTGTCGCAATGGGACTTCGGGGGAACGCGCACGTCGAGCAACCTGCGCTTCGATCTGGTGGGGCAGACCCACGCGTTCCGCAGCTTCGACGTCAACCTGCGTCATGAGCTGGAGGCTTTCGACACGCGCGCGACGCGGGGTGGTCCGCGCGTCGTGCGGCCCCGCCTTTGGGGACTGGGCGCAGGCATGCACACCGACGATCGCAAACCGCTGTCTGGAAGCGCTCGCGTCAATCTGACGTCAGGGGCCGAGGGCTCGTGGTCCATGGCGATCACGCCCAGCCTGGCCGGCCGCGGACAGGGCTGGTGGAACTGGAGCGCCACCGCGGCCTATCGCCGCAGCGAGGACGATGCGTTCTACGTCGCGCAGGGCGTGGACTCCGCCGCGGCGACGACCTTCGGCTCGCGCTACGTCTTTGCCAACCTGGCGCGCGAGAGCGTGGACGTGACGCTGCGGCTGGACCTGGCGCTCACACCCGACCTGACCTTGCAGCTCTACGCCCAGCCGTTCGTCGCCAGTGGCGCCTACACCGATTTCCGCGCCTTGGCCCGGCCCTCGAGCTACGACTTCCTACGCTACGGGGACGGAGCCTCGACCGTCAGCAGCGACCCTGGCACGGGCCGAGTGCGGGTCGACGCCGACGGAGCCGGTCCCGCCGCGACGGTTTCCTTCGCGGATCCGGACTTCCGGCTGCGCTCGCTCCGCGGCAACCTGGTCCTGCGCTGGGAGTACCGGCCGGGCTCCACGCTCTTCTTCGTGTGGAGCCAGAATCGCTCGGACCGGGTCACCGATGCCGAGCTGGAGCCTTGGGGGGACCTGAGTCACACCTGGCGTGACCCGGGTCAGCACGTCTTCCTCATCAAGGCGAACTACTGGCTCGGCTCCTGA
- a CDS encoding DinB family protein gives MIAESILPEFDHEFAQLRRMLEHVPETIPEYAPHQKSMTMQRLVGHLAELPEWTNATIDMDELDFATFDYQPFMPATRAEAIERLDKALAGARACLAGASDETLMGNWTMRDGDKVYMTMPKVAVLRSFVFNHMIHHRAQLGVYLRLNDLHVPGMYGPSADEPM, from the coding sequence ATGATTGCAGAATCCATCCTTCCCGAGTTCGACCACGAGTTCGCGCAGCTGCGACGGATGCTGGAGCACGTCCCGGAGACCATCCCCGAGTACGCGCCCCACCAGAAGTCGATGACCATGCAACGCCTGGTCGGTCACCTGGCCGAGTTGCCGGAGTGGACGAATGCCACCATCGACATGGACGAACTCGACTTCGCCACCTTCGACTATCAACCGTTCATGCCGGCCACGCGCGCCGAGGCGATCGAACGGCTGGACAAGGCCCTGGCGGGCGCGCGAGCCTGCCTGGCCGGCGCCTCGGACGAGACGCTCATGGGCAACTGGACCATGCGCGACGGCGACAAGGTCTACATGACGATGCCCAAGGTCGCGGTGCTGCGAAGCTTCGTCTTCAACCACATGATCCACCACCGCGCGCAGCTCGGCGTGTATCTGCGGCTGAACGACCTGCACGTGCCGGGCATGTACGGTCCCTCCGCCGACGAGCCCATGTAG
- a CDS encoding cupin domain-containing protein, whose protein sequence is MSHKHASDIEAQAVKAGSGTSMQVLIGADQGPNFAMRRFIMEPGGGMPLHTNAVEHEQYVLRGRARVTIGGEVIEVNRDDVVYIPAGVPHSYDSLGPEPFEFICVVPNQPDKIELVEPGC, encoded by the coding sequence ATGAGTCACAAGCACGCCAGCGACATCGAGGCCCAAGCGGTGAAAGCGGGCTCCGGCACGTCGATGCAGGTTCTGATCGGTGCGGATCAGGGACCGAACTTCGCCATGCGGCGCTTCATCATGGAGCCGGGCGGCGGCATGCCGCTCCACACCAACGCCGTCGAGCACGAGCAGTACGTCCTGCGAGGGCGAGCGCGGGTCACCATCGGAGGAGAGGTGATCGAGGTGAACCGGGACGACGTGGTCTACATCCCGGCCGGCGTGCCTCACTCCTACGATTCGTTGGGTCCCGAGCCCTTCGAGTTCATCTGCGTCGTGCCCAACCAGCCGGACAAGATCGAGCTGGTGGAACCGGGCTGCTGA
- a CDS encoding c-type cytochrome has product MHPTRTLKLGVGLMALLGTVACGAAPSQGIARGEALYDTCAPCHGANGAGNQVLGAPAIAGLPQWYIEAQLNGFRQNWRGAHPMDTVGLRMKSMVQALDLEGDLESVAEYVASMPQVAAAATLHGDVEAGRQSFQTCVACHGPDGKGIEVVRAPPLVGQHDWYLLAQFQKFRKGWRGANPNDGFGQTMRPNSALLDDQQVTNVIAYIQTLQ; this is encoded by the coding sequence ATGCATCCAACTCGGACGCTGAAGCTCGGGGTGGGCCTGATGGCTCTCCTGGGCACCGTGGCCTGCGGGGCCGCACCCTCCCAGGGAATCGCCCGCGGGGAAGCCCTCTACGACACCTGTGCTCCCTGCCATGGCGCGAACGGAGCGGGCAACCAGGTTCTGGGCGCACCGGCCATCGCGGGCCTGCCCCAGTGGTACATCGAAGCCCAGCTCAACGGCTTCCGCCAGAACTGGCGGGGTGCCCACCCCATGGACACCGTGGGCCTGCGCATGAAGTCCATGGTGCAGGCGCTCGACCTCGAAGGAGATCTCGAGTCGGTGGCCGAATACGTGGCCAGCATGCCGCAGGTCGCGGCGGCCGCCACCCTTCACGGGGACGTGGAGGCGGGCCGTCAGTCGTTCCAGACCTGCGTGGCCTGCCATGGTCCCGACGGCAAGGGCATCGAGGTCGTGCGGGCACCGCCGCTGGTGGGGCAGCACGATTGGTACCTCCTGGCCCAGTTCCAGAAGTTCCGGAAGGGGTGGCGGGGCGCCAATCCGAACGACGGCTTCGGGCAGACCATGCGCCCGAACTCCGCGCTGCTCGACGACCAGCAGGTCACGAACGTGATCGCCTACATCCAGACGCTGCAGTAG
- a CDS encoding sodium:solute symporter family protein — protein sequence MQLTGPDFVVIAAYGLVVLVIGWIFASRAGASVEDYFVAGRRLPWWLAGTSIAATWFAADAPLATAGIVRERGIVANWLWWYEGTGVLFLVFFYAKLWRRAGILTDAEFIELRYSGRPAALLRGFSAIYQGVLKNAVVMGWVMLAMVKFSQVLLGWDPVVTLVVAGLIALSYTAASGLWGVVATDLLQFVVGMIGSLILAVLVLARVGGPRGLANGVRGLADAPPAALDLMPHSSHMGSLELASFLCLILFLWVRSGQGDGYVAQRLFATKNERQSLLAALWFALAGIVLMTWPWVVVGLGSLLVLPAASAAPTLVADPELAYPMMIGELMPVGLRGLVVAAFLAAFMSTMDTHLCWGASYLVNDVYRRFLRRDASESHYVRASRVAVLLLAVVAAVSAWQMTSIQRAWIYVIELTAGVAFVWLLRWYWWRVNAWAEIAAMVASLVLANGGLIARGLAAAGLLPGGWETNLLLVYGSEYDFIRATGIVLVSTVLWMTVALLTPPDDPARLDAFYRRVRPAGWWGPVARSAPGVSVDGGSSARWLGFFLSTAFLYSALLGIGYVVTGRTLAGAAVGALSLVAGALTLRLASREASSTAAES from the coding sequence GTGCAGCTGACCGGTCCGGACTTCGTGGTCATCGCGGCCTACGGCCTGGTGGTCCTGGTGATCGGTTGGATCTTTGCCAGTCGGGCCGGGGCGAGCGTGGAGGACTACTTCGTGGCCGGACGCCGGCTGCCCTGGTGGCTGGCGGGCACCTCGATCGCGGCCACCTGGTTCGCTGCCGATGCGCCGCTGGCCACCGCCGGGATCGTGCGCGAGCGCGGCATCGTCGCCAACTGGCTGTGGTGGTACGAGGGCACGGGCGTCCTCTTTCTCGTCTTCTTCTACGCCAAGCTGTGGCGCCGCGCCGGGATCCTCACCGACGCCGAGTTCATCGAGCTGCGCTACTCGGGGCGGCCGGCCGCCCTGCTACGCGGCTTCTCCGCCATCTACCAGGGCGTGCTGAAGAACGCGGTGGTCATGGGGTGGGTGATGTTGGCCATGGTGAAGTTCAGCCAGGTGCTCCTGGGCTGGGATCCCGTGGTCACGCTGGTCGTCGCCGGGTTGATCGCACTCAGCTACACGGCCGCATCGGGGCTATGGGGCGTGGTGGCCACCGACCTTCTCCAATTCGTGGTGGGGATGATCGGGTCTCTGATCCTGGCAGTACTGGTCCTGGCACGCGTGGGTGGGCCGCGGGGGCTGGCGAACGGAGTGCGGGGGCTGGCCGACGCTCCTCCCGCGGCGCTGGACCTGATGCCGCACAGCTCGCACATGGGCTCACTGGAGCTGGCGTCGTTCCTCTGCCTGATCCTGTTCCTCTGGGTGCGGAGCGGGCAGGGCGACGGCTACGTGGCCCAACGGCTCTTCGCCACGAAGAACGAGCGGCAATCGCTGCTGGCCGCCCTGTGGTTCGCCCTCGCGGGCATCGTCCTGATGACCTGGCCCTGGGTGGTGGTGGGACTGGGCTCGCTGTTGGTGCTGCCCGCTGCGAGCGCAGCGCCCACCCTGGTGGCCGACCCCGAGCTCGCCTACCCGATGATGATCGGCGAGCTCATGCCGGTGGGGCTGCGCGGCCTGGTCGTCGCCGCCTTTCTGGCCGCGTTCATGAGCACCATGGACACCCACCTCTGTTGGGGGGCGTCCTACCTCGTCAACGATGTGTACCGACGCTTCCTCCGCCGGGACGCGTCTGAGTCGCACTATGTGCGCGCCTCCCGGGTCGCGGTCCTTCTGCTGGCCGTGGTGGCCGCCGTGAGTGCCTGGCAGATGACCTCCATCCAGCGCGCCTGGATCTACGTGATCGAGCTGACCGCCGGAGTGGCGTTCGTCTGGTTGCTGCGTTGGTACTGGTGGAGAGTCAACGCCTGGGCGGAGATCGCGGCCATGGTCGCATCGCTGGTGCTCGCCAACGGTGGCCTGATCGCCCGGGGGCTCGCGGCTGCCGGCCTGCTTCCCGGTGGGTGGGAAACGAACCTGCTTCTCGTGTACGGCAGCGAGTACGACTTCATCCGCGCCACCGGCATCGTGCTCGTCTCCACCGTGCTGTGGATGACCGTCGCCCTCCTGACGCCACCCGACGACCCCGCGCGGCTCGATGCCTTCTATCGTCGCGTGCGCCCAGCCGGTTGGTGGGGGCCTGTGGCCAGGAGCGCCCCGGGGGTCTCGGTGGATGGAGGATCCTCCGCACGGTGGCTGGGCTTCTTCCTGAGCACAGCGTTCCTCTATTCCGCCCTGCTGGGAATCGGATACGTTGTCACCGGGCGGACGCTCGCCGGAGCCGCGGTCGGAGCGCTCTCCCTCGTGGCCGGAGCGCTGACGCTCCGGCTCGCGTCACGCGAAGCGTCGTCCACAGCCGCGGAGTCATGA